Genomic window (Gemmatimonadota bacterium):
GGAGGAGGTTGGGAGGTGGGTTGAGGAGACGGGTGCGCAAGCGTGTTCTATCAGTTTTGCCCTGTTTCGAGAATACAAGGGGAATGAGGAGGATGCGGCTGTGCGCGATCGCGTGGTGGAGCTTGTGCAAAAGGCGATCCGCGCATGTAAGGGGATGGGGGGCGTCGGTATTTTACTCCCGTATTTTGATGCGCAGAATCTCGATATGTCGAGCGCGCATGCAGAATTGCTGATTGAAGATATGAAGCGATGCGCCCCTGTCGCTGAAGACAAGGGTATTAAGGTTGCTCTGGAGACGAGTTTTTCTCCGGGATTGTTGAGGACGATTTGCGATGGCGTGGGGTCTGAGATGGTGGGGGTGTATCAAGATACGGCTAATGCGCTGCAATACGGGTACGATTCGGTCGATATGCTCGTTACTTTACCTGAACACACACAATTGATTCATATTAAAGATACGCGGCGTTCTGATCTGGGCGAGGGCGATGTGGATTTTCCCGCGTGTCGAGATGCGATTGCACAGATCGGTTACGAGGGTTGGCTGATTTTTGA
Coding sequences:
- a CDS encoding sugar phosphate isomerase/epimerase, producing MPDCSDQRIAAHRGAVRGVGVLRFTTLMKGFAMYLYGIRNASLNMDWGKDAFATAGDIGFDGVEIVLREEERLDWLLSAAGREEVGRWVEETGAQACSISFALFREYKGNEEDAAVRDRVVELVQKAIRACKGMGGVGILLPYFDAQNLDMSSAHAELLIEDMKRCAPVAEDKGIKVALETSFSPGLLRTICDGVGSEMVGVYQDTANALQYGYDSVDMLVTLPEHTQLIHIKDTRRSDLGEGDVDFPACRDAIAQIGYEGWLIFETPGGDDPVASGEKNLAFAKEMFG